In a genomic window of Strix aluco isolate bStrAlu1 chromosome 3, bStrAlu1.hap1, whole genome shotgun sequence:
- the DEFB1 gene encoding beta-defensin 1, whose translation MSAKAMKVLLLLLLLLPAVSQAAAVADTVTCRKTKGKCSFLLCPLFMRATGTCYNRLAKCCRPLW comes from the exons ATGTCAGCCAAAGCCATGAAGGTACTcttattgctgctgcttcttctccctGCGGTGTCCCAGGCTGCTGCAG TGGCAGACACCGTGACGTGTCGGAAGACCAAGGGCAAGTGTTCGTTCCTGCTGTGTCCCTTGTTTATGAGAGCCACCGGTACCTGCTACAACAGACTCGCAAAGTGCTGCAGGCCCTTATGGTGA